Proteins from one Palaemon carinicauda isolate YSFRI2023 chromosome 44, ASM3689809v2, whole genome shotgun sequence genomic window:
- the LOC137634388 gene encoding protein FAM9A-like translates to MNESPYGYVKVAENDNHEKEQSKTEKEGEKWEEGDAEDKEGGAAATEAETAAQTAAAKAEAAAAEGAATRAVAVHKKQQQQKEEQKPQQQKQHILDSLKITRDKKMEEKLKEPEMQQQHQEKQQQ, encoded by the exons ATGAATGAGAGTCCATATGGATATGTAAAAGTGGCAGAGAATGATAATCATGAAAAGGAACAATCAAAGACCGAGAAAGAAGGGGAGAAATGGGAAGAAGGAGATGCAGAAGACAAGGAaggaggagcagcagcaacagAGGCAGAAACAGCAGCACAAACAGCAGCAGCAAAagcagaggcagcagcagcagagggAGCTGCCACAAGAGCAGTAGCAGTGCACAAAAAGCAACAGCAGCAGAAAGAAGAGCAAAAACCCCAACAGCAGAAAcagca TATACTTGACTCCCTGAAGATCACCAGAGATAAAAAGATGGAAGAAAAACTAAAGGAGCCGGAGATGCAGCAGCAGCACCAGGAAAAGcaacagcagtag